A stretch of DNA from Variovorax paradoxus:
CGCGGCGATCTGCGCCGTGAGGTCGGTCGCGTCGAGGATGTCGTTGCGCTGCTGGTAGATCACCTTGCGCTGGTCGTTCGACACGTCGTCGTACTCGAGCAGCTGCTTGCGGATGTCGAAGTTGCGCGCCTCGACCTTGCGCTGCGCGCTCTCGATGCTGCGCGTGACGATGCCGGCCTCGATGGCTTCGCCGTCGGGCATCTTCAGGCGGTCCATGATCGCCTTCACGCGGTCGCCCGCGAAGATGCGCATCAGCGGATCGTCCAGGCTCAGGTAGAAGCGCGAGGAACCCGGATCGCCCTGGCGGCCCGAACGGCCGCGCAGCTGGTTGTCGATGCGGCGCGACTCGTGGCGTTCGGTCGCAATGATGCGCAGGCCGCCCAGCGACTTCACGAACTCGTGGTCCTTGGTCCATTCGGCGCGCACGTGCGCGATGTCGGCCTGCTTGGTGGCTTCGTCGCGGCCTTCGTCGGCCTCGATCGCCTCGATCATCTTCTCGATGTTGCCGCCCAGCACGATGTCGGTGCCGCGGCCGGCCATGTTGGTCGCGATGGTGATCATCTTCGTGCGACCGGCCTGCGCCACGATGTCGGCTTCGCGGGCGTGCTGCTTGGCGTTCAGCACCTGGTGCGGCAGGCCCGCCTTCTCGAGCAGGGCGTCGATGATTTCCGAGTTCTCGATCGACGAGGTGCCCACCAGCACGGGCTGGCCGCGCTCGTAGCACTCGCGGATGTCCTGGATGGCCGCTTCGTACTTCTCGCGCGTCGTCTTGTAGACGCGGTCGAGCTGGTCGTCGCGCTTGCTGATGCGGTTCGGCGGAATGATCGTGGTCTCGAGACCGTAGATTTCCTGGAACTCGTAGGCCTCGGTGTCGGCCGTGCCGGTCATGCCGGCCAGCTTGCCGTACAGGCGGAAGTAGTTCTGGAAGGTGATCGAAGCGAGCGTCTGGTTCTCGGCCTGGATCTCGACCCCTTCCTTGGCTTCCACGGCCTGGTGCAGGCCATCGCTCCAGCGGCGACCGCTCATGAGGCGGCCGGTGAATTCGTCGACGATGACCACTTCGCCCTGCTGCACCACGTAGTGCTGGTCGCGGTGGTACAGGTGGCGGGCACGCAGCGCGGCATTCAGGTGATGCATCAGCGTGATGTTGGCCGGGTCGTACAGCGACGCGCCCTCGGGAATCAGCTTCAGTTCGCCCAGGATGCGCTCGGCGTTCTCATGGCCGTCTTCGGTCAGGAACACCTGATGGGTTTTTTCGTCGACCGTGAAGTCGCCGGGCACCGTGACGCCCTCGCCCGTGCGCGGATCGGCTTCGCCTTCCTGCTTCTTGAGCAGCGGCACCACCTTGTTGATCGCCAGGTACAGGTCGGTGTGGTCTTCGGCCTGGCCGCTGATGATCAGCGGCGTGCGGGCCTCGTCGATCAGGATGGAGTCGACCTCGTCGACGATCGCGAAGTTCAGGCCACGCTGCACCCGGTCGCCGGGCTCGTAGACCATGTTGTCGCGCAGGTAGTCGAAGCCGTACTCGTTGTTGGTGCCGTACGTGATGTCGCTGCCGTAGGCGGCCTGCTTTTCCTCACGCGGCATCTGCGGCAGGTTGATGCCGACCGACAGGCCCAGGAAGTTGTACAGGCGGCCCATCCAGGTCGCGTCGCGGTTGGCCAGGTAGTCGTTCACCGTGACCACGTGCACGCCCTTGCCGGACAGCGCGTTCAGGTACACGGGCAGCGTGGCGGTCAGCGTCTTGCCTTCGCCGGTGCGCATTTCGGAGATCTTGCCGTTGTGCAGCGCCATGCCGCCGAGCAGCTGGACGTCGAAGTGGCGCATCTTCATGACGCGCTTGGAGCCTTCGCGCACGGTGGCGAAGGCTTCGGGCAGCAGGTCGTCGAGGCTTTCGCCCTTGGCGACGCGGTCCTTGAATTCCTGCGTCTTGGCGCGCAGCGCATCGTCGCTGAGCTTTTCGAACTCGGGTTCGAGCGCATTGATGCGCGTCACCGTCTTGCGATACTGCTTGAGGAGCCGGTCGTTGCGACTGCCGAAGATCTGGGTCAGGAAGTTGGTTGCCATGGGCGTGGAGAGGGGCGGGCACCTGACACGACAGGCACTGCGACCGGATTCCCTAAGATATGGTGAAAGCAGTTGGGCGCACCTTCTTCGAATGCAAGCTTGGCAAGTCTCGAAGTCGGATGGCCCCGTTCCGGAACAAACGCCGACGCAAGCGTCGGCAAACCGGGCATTTTAGCTGTCTTGTTTCTAACCCCTGGATTACCCATGTATCGCCGACTTCCCCCCGCCATTTCACTGCACGAAGCTGCGGCAGGCGCCCCCACCCTGGGGAGCCTGATGGCGCGCGCGCGGGACACGGCCGAGCGGCTGAAGGCCATCGAAGGGTTGATTCCGCCGGCCATGCGCGCGGCCATCCAGCCGGGGCCGGCCGAGGGCGATGTCTGGTGCCTGCTGGTCAAGGGCAGTGCCGCGGCGGCCAAGCTGCGCCAGCTGTCGCCGATGCTGGTCACGCGCCTGAAGAACCGGGGCTGGGACGTCGCGACGATCCGCATCAAGGTGTACACCGGGCGCTGAGCCCCGGGACCGCACACCGCTTCAAGCAACGACGGCGCGATCGGGCCAGCTCGGATCGCTCGATGCGTCGGAGGTCAGCACCAGCACGACGTGCGCATCGGCCGCGATGGTCTCGGCCTCGCGCAGTTGCCGCACCGCGCCCAGGCCCGCCGCCGCCGCCAATTCGGCGCTCACGCCGGCCGCCGTGAGCAGCCGCCGCGCCGCGCGGGCTTCGTCGTCGCCCACCACCACGGCACCGCCGCCGCTGGCCGTGGCGGCCTGCCACTGCAGATATGTGACCGTCGCGCCCGCGCTCGACAACTGCGCCGTGCGACCGGGATAGTTGCCATTGAGCGCCCCGCCCCCGAGCACGCGCGACAGCCGCGGGAACGGCTCGACCAGCCACATCCGCGGCAGGCGCGCGATGCGCCCCGCCGCCAGCAGCTCGCGAAAGCCGGCGTAGATGCCCCAGGCCATGTCGCCGCGCCCGGTCGGCACCACGACGTGGTCGGGCAGGCCGCCGTCCTGCAGGCACTCTTCGGCAATGGCCTTGTAGCCCTCCACGCCCAGCGGCGCGTTGCCGAGCGCCGGCAGGCGGTAGTTGGTCAGCGCGAAATAGCCCGGGTACTGGGAGCGCTCGCGCACGAAACCCCAGCGGCCGGTGTTGTCGGCAAACACATAACGCCGTGCGCCCAGCGCGTCGAGTTGGCGCGCGTAGGTCGCGGGCATCGCCTCGTACGTGGCCACTTCGCAGCCGAGCCCCGCCGCCCACGCGTAGTGCGCCGCCGACACCGCCGTGTTGCCCGACGACGCGAGCACCAGCGTGTGGGCGCCGGCGTCCAGCGCCTGCGCCACGCCCATCGCGGTCAGCCGGTCTTTGGGCGAGCCGGTCGGGTTGCGCGATTCGTCCTTGATGCTCAGGCGTGCCACGCCGAACTGCTGCGCCAGGTCGGGCATGTCGTGCTGTGGCGTGTTTCCCTCGCCGAGCGAAAAGCCCTGCAGGTACGGCATCGGCACCACGTCCGGCCCGCCGGGCCGGTAGCTCGCGCGCAGGCCGACGTGAAAGCCGGCCTGCCGGCAGGCCGGGCAGCCGTCGTTGGCCAGCGAAACCGGGTACAGCGTGTCGCAGCGCAGGCACTGCAAACCCTGCAGGCGCGGATTGCGCTCGGGCGTGAACGAGCGGCCGAGCACCCCGGCCGGCCGGCCCGGCAGGAAGGTCTGCGCGGGGCTCTCCGGCGGTGCGGTGAACTTGAAGTCCAGAACGGGCGATGGGGTCACGGATCGTTGACTCGTTAATAAATGTGACGGAATCTTATTCAAAATCAACCAATTTCCCGATACGGGAATTCATCCCATTGCAGTGGCTTTCAGTTTCTCTTCACTTATTTCCACGTGAACTCGTGGTTCAGCCCGATCACCACGCCGCGCGTGCCCTGCGGCCCGGTGCGCGACGTGCTGATGTCGAGGCTGATCAGCGGTGTCAGGCTGACGCGGCCGCCCACGCGCGAGGTCCACACGTCCCCGGCCCGGAGGCGCTCGGCGATCAGCGACACGGCATCGTTCAGCGCCCACTCCACCGCCAGGCCGCCGCGCGGCGTGCGCGCGCCGGTGCCCAGCGCCCAGTCGGCACCGAGGTTGGCGTGAAATTGCAGACTCTCGGTGGGCCGCCAGGTGAGCGGCACGACCAGCTGTCCACCCATGCGACCGCCGCGCCGCAGATCGGCCACTGCACCCATCGACACGGCGGCGCTGAAAGGCGCATCGGCGGCCGTGCCGGCAAAGGTCCATTTGAGTTGCGGGCCGCCCGTGACCGAGTGCACACCCTGCGCCGAGAGCCGGTCGACGTTCAGTCCCAGCTCGACTGGCCCGACCCGGCAGGCTGGCCCGACATGAAAGCCCGTCGTGACCGGCTCGGCGCCGCTGCGGCCCCACCAGGTTTCGTACTGGCACTGACCCGGATCGAGCGTGCCGGCATCGTCGACATCGAAGTGGCCGGCGGCCTGTGCGCCGAGGCCCGGCAGCGCCGCGCATGCAGCGAGCAGCAGGCGTGCGGTGCGCTTGTTGTTGTTCTTCATCTCGTGCTT
This window harbors:
- the secA gene encoding preprotein translocase subunit SecA — encoded protein: MATNFLTQIFGSRNDRLLKQYRKTVTRINALEPEFEKLSDDALRAKTQEFKDRVAKGESLDDLLPEAFATVREGSKRVMKMRHFDVQLLGGMALHNGKISEMRTGEGKTLTATLPVYLNALSGKGVHVVTVNDYLANRDATWMGRLYNFLGLSVGINLPQMPREEKQAAYGSDITYGTNNEYGFDYLRDNMVYEPGDRVQRGLNFAIVDEVDSILIDEARTPLIISGQAEDHTDLYLAINKVVPLLKKQEGEADPRTGEGVTVPGDFTVDEKTHQVFLTEDGHENAERILGELKLIPEGASLYDPANITLMHHLNAALRARHLYHRDQHYVVQQGEVVIVDEFTGRLMSGRRWSDGLHQAVEAKEGVEIQAENQTLASITFQNYFRLYGKLAGMTGTADTEAYEFQEIYGLETTIIPPNRISKRDDQLDRVYKTTREKYEAAIQDIRECYERGQPVLVGTSSIENSEIIDALLEKAGLPHQVLNAKQHAREADIVAQAGRTKMITIATNMAGRGTDIVLGGNIEKMIEAIEADEGRDEATKQADIAHVRAEWTKDHEFVKSLGGLRIIATERHESRRIDNQLRGRSGRQGDPGSSRFYLSLDDPLMRIFAGDRVKAIMDRLKMPDGEAIEAGIVTRSIESAQRKVEARNFDIRKQLLEYDDVSNDQRKVIYQQRNDILDATDLTAQIAALREGCFTDLARQYVPRESVEEQWDLDGLEKSLFSEWGIDMPLKQLVESSEAISDEEVVEKIVAYANESFDAKVTLIGQENFTQFERMVLLQSIDTHWREHLASLDYLRQGIHLRGYAQKQPKQEYKREAFELFGQLLDSVKNEVTRQLMTVRVQSGEQLEQAAEEMESRGENVSNITYTAPTETGEVEVRVDEENQRRLAAVGTGALSAEAAAFARVGRNDPCPCGSGKKYKQCHGKLN
- a CDS encoding DciA family protein, which codes for MYRRLPPAISLHEAAAGAPTLGSLMARARDTAERLKAIEGLIPPAMRAAIQPGPAEGDVWCLLVKGSAAAAKLRQLSPMLVTRLKNRGWDVATIRIKVYTGR
- a CDS encoding pyridoxal-phosphate dependent enzyme codes for the protein MTPSPVLDFKFTAPPESPAQTFLPGRPAGVLGRSFTPERNPRLQGLQCLRCDTLYPVSLANDGCPACRQAGFHVGLRASYRPGGPDVVPMPYLQGFSLGEGNTPQHDMPDLAQQFGVARLSIKDESRNPTGSPKDRLTAMGVAQALDAGAHTLVLASSGNTAVSAAHYAWAAGLGCEVATYEAMPATYARQLDALGARRYVFADNTGRWGFVRERSQYPGYFALTNYRLPALGNAPLGVEGYKAIAEECLQDGGLPDHVVVPTGRGDMAWGIYAGFRELLAAGRIARLPRMWLVEPFPRLSRVLGGGALNGNYPGRTAQLSSAGATVTYLQWQAATASGGGAVVVGDDEARAARRLLTAAGVSAELAAAAGLGAVRQLREAETIAADAHVVLVLTSDASSDPSWPDRAVVA